aacctttttattaaaaaaaaaaaagaaatgacagcaaAATCCCTAAAAAAAGGATAATTAACTTTTCAATGGCGACTATATTACAAACGTGGGCAATAATTTCCAAAGAGGCACACTAATGGGGGCACGAGTCTGCTACAAAATAGCTGAGACAAAACAATGTACCTCAAAATGTTTTGCAGGACTACACTGTCTTTTCCTTCAGAAGATGCTTTTGTATGTCTTCTTACTCGGCTTAGTTCCATCTTCATCTGTGCATACTTACGCTGCACTGTCAAACAGTAACAAAAAGCCCTAATCAAAGTGAGAAACAATACACTTACCTCTGTCTGATCTGAGGTCTTATCAGATCAGTTTTAATTGGACTGAGTGTCACCTTCAGATTTAATGTCTTCACTGGTCCCATTGACCTCATTCTTAGTATCACTTTCCTTTGATTCAGTGTTTGTGTCTTCACTCTGTTTTTCTCGACTACTGGACTTCACACTACTTTTTTTATCATCAGATCCCCTCTTTTCTGCCATAAAAGAAGACATTGATCGtggattttaaagtaaaatacaatacatatatgacactttgaaaagtgaaaacaactgAGAGATGAAAGACAAATCATTCCCCACAGACTGCAAGTAACACAGTTTGATGAATCTATCAAAGGGataaaatttgtaatttataAAGCAGGGAGACACAGGACAGGGAATTAGAGAAAGCAAAAGGTAAAATAGTGGGCAAATTCTCTCAAACTGGTGAGAAGTACAGGCAGCACCAAATCACTGCAGAAGCTAAATTTCATTTGGGGTAAAGAACATCAAAAGGCAATGAGAAAGGtatgaaaaatagtacaaaaaaaCTGTGTTCACATGAaataaattaagtttaaaaagtaaaaatagtaacTGCAAAAGGTGGAAAAGGGTGAATATTTTATAGGCATATTTCTCCAAcgatgtatttttaaatgcaaaagatGACTTATACCTACATATATTTGAATACCCAAGAGGGACAAGCCTGAAGAAATAAAGTGGATCTTAAATCCCATTCCAAGTACTGAACTTCTGTGCTTTGCTAAGAAAAGTAATGTATATGCCATCTCAGAATTGCTtttccaaaaagagaaattaaaattcaacTCAGCtgcaaataaacaatgaaaaaaaagtcaacttttccttctgttttcttcgGAATGGTGAAATGTCAGACTAGAGGCAAAAAGTAGTACATGGAGCAAGTATGTTCTAGCTTTTTCAGTTGCAAGTATTGCCTAAAAGATTTCTACAGAAAATGTTAACGCAAACTATCAATACAAAcctggaaaaaattattttccccctTAACACTAAGTTAAGAATAGTTGGTCCAGCAGAGTAGTTCATAAGAAAGAAAGATGTTTTAAGAGAAGCAGAACCCTCTAAGATTCTACATAAAGTGTTAAGACACAACATCAAATAACTGGGAGAGGgatggtaatgaaaataaaatatggcatGGAGGTTGGGGCACTCATTCAAAGGACGTAAGAATTGAAGATCTTATGTGAAGGAGCATATTCAGTTCATAACACTTGCAAAATACACGAAGCAATGTCCAAGTAGCTGACTGCAGGACTTGTTTCATGTCTGTCTGTCCACTTATGAGAACTGTGCCAGCACAGTGTGCTCTAACTGACCTTGTGGGAAAGTCCTCCCTTTGTGCCTTATGGGCTTCTCCGGTGCACAGGTAGCTTCAATGAGGAAGAGTCGTCTTGTTGCCCCGTAGAGGACTAGTAGTCAGTCCAATAATCTTATCTTCTGCCCTATACAAATATGGTAGATCTTAATAGTCCTAAGGACATCCACAAGGTATGGTGGACTTTAGGGCTATGGATTAAAAAAGGAACCTCTCTTGACAAAGAGAGCACCCTAAATTGGTTGGTGGTAAGAAAGGCCTGTGCAAGAGACCACTTTTTGTTTGTGCAGTTAAAGTGCTTTCATTACAGCACATGGAGTTGTGAGCTCCCTCTTATTCACTGCCATTATCAAGTGCTTGCTACTGCTCATATCTGACCTCAAAGTTCAGGCCTTCAGTTATTTATATAGGAGTGCCTAATTGGCCACATGGTATTTTCAAAAGCCACTAAATCATGTCACTTCTAAAAGAGATCTCAACgtttaaaataaatctataatgGCATACCCAATCTTTCAAGATGGACCAGATGCAGAGTTTTCTCTGAATCAAGTCTTCACCTCTTCCTCCACATCCCACCAAGAAAATCCCTGTTTGTCCATAATCTAAACACGATGcaccttattttacttaaaagtttGATTATATTCCATGATTTCATTATTACAATAAGGATCATAGCTTAGCAATTCAACTCATCTTTTCTGCTCTCTCCAAAAATTACACAAACTGTTTTTAAGTCAGGCCAGTGCCATTTATTGCTCAATTTTGATCCCAGATAGTTAGGAAGGCTAGCTAGCTTTGTCCCTGAGAACAATGCAACTATTTTAAGCGACACAAATGATAATACAGCAAAGTGCTTTACCTCTCAAAGAGAAGTAATTTCATCTATGACATCCATATCTGGCTCCTGAGAGTTGACCCACCATCCCTAAGATACATGATACAGAAAGTCTTACAAAAAGTTAGAGGGGGAGGATGTTGGGTGAAGCTTTCTTAAAACTAACGTAAGTGAGTTAATTCCTGGTATCAATTGCCTTTTGAATCACAAAAGTAATTTCTGAACTTAAATGGCAAATACTAAAGCTCATGACAATACGTTTTAAAAGTTACCCTGTTTCCTAATTTTTAACATTTGCTCCATGTTGTGGAAAAAgccaatatatgcaaatattttaaagagaaagtgCACTTATCTGAGAAAAAATAGAAGccgaagacaaaaataaataaataaataaatccattgtTTGTGCTGCTAGTTTCCTAACTCAGTTAAACCCCACAAAAACCATAgacaaatttcttaaaagaaaatgagtatCACATACACATCTAATATAATAAATTCAAACAGGAGCATACATATAATGTTGGTGATCAAACATGGACACAGAAACGCAAAACAGGATGGAACAAGCAGAgccaagaaaattagaaataagccCTTCCTCTCATTCCTGAACACCATGCAAAGCAGAATAGCCCAGTCAATACAAAATGACAGATGCTCAGAGAATCTGAGAAAACGCAGAAAAGGGACCCTGATGATTTAAAAGAATTATCGTTCAACGGAGGCTAAGTGAAAGATGAGACTATCCTTGTGAAAACATGCCAAAGACAAAACGAAAGTCCATTAAGAGTGCACAGTGAACCAACTACTGGAATGCCACAGAAAACCAAAGTAAAAAGTAGAGAAGAAACAGCATgttgtttcaataaaaaaaacatGGTAAGACACACGTAAGGCATTCAACTTCTGCAAACTTCGAAGTACTAAGTTAAATGAATGCTGTACATGAGGACCAGTGTGATAATGTGGGACATATTATGGAACACTGCagcaagttgaaaaaaaaaaaaagccaataccCAAGAATTCTGTAGCCTATTCCACTGCACACTTCAAAAGGTAATGCAATACTTGGAAGAATCTAAATGGTCAGCCTTCAAGTTATCAATTAAAGAATGTGACTTTAACATGTTCTAAGAAAACACCAGGCCAACTGTCATTCTCACAAATCAGAGCAGGAGAGGGGGAAATAATGCTCGTCTCCCACTGAATGGTATTCATCGTAAGTGAAAATGAGTATAGCTTCGAAGTGGAACCCTGCCTGTGTCTGAAGAGAAGTGAGTGGGTGGGAagacaagaaagtgaaaacagtCTCTTAATGCATTAAATTCTCACAAAAACTAACCTTTCTCCTTGGATTTTCTATCTTGCTCTCTGTCCCGACTTTTGCTCCTGTGCTTATATGACTTTCGATCTCGGCTTTTTGATCTTCTTCGATCCCGACTACGAGATCTATGCTTTCTTTCTGATCTATCATGGCTTCTGCTTCTTCGTCGATCTCTACTTCTTAAATaatttggggggagaaaaaaaggaaagcaacttCAGCTGATGTTACAGTCAGAAAAAACCTTAAAGAATTACATACTGCTGAATAAAATAACAAGATTAAAAGCAAAACTTACCCTTAAAGGCAAATGAATGGAATCTACtattaaaacatatttacatTAGAAATCTTAagaactggacttcctaggtggcgcagtggtaaagaatccgcctgccaaagcaggggacatgggttcgagccctggtctgggaagattccacatgccacgtagcaactaagcccatgtgccacaactattgagcctgtgctctagagcccgtgagccacaactactgagcccatgtgccgcaactattgaagcccacgcgcctagggctcgtgctccacaagagaagccactacaacgaggagcctgcgcaccacaatgaagagtagcccccactctcagcaactagagaaagcccgtgtgcagcatcgaagacccaacacagttaatgaataaataaatttataaaaaaaaaaaaaaagaaagaaatcttaagaactgaaaatttaaaattccctAACTTCAATTTTTCAAGTAAGTAGTAACCCTACCCaaaataatttatgatttaaatGTCTTCTTAGAATAAGAGAAGCACTTAAGAGACCATCCGGTACACTGACTTGCTAATAAGACTGCATCAAACTTCCTTAGACTGCCTCAGAAATAGCAATGAAGTCACCTCGAAGATGGACTCACTCACTGATTCAACTCTCATAATCCACCCTAGTGCTTAACGAGACTTAAGAGGGTCCCAAGTACCAAGAAATATCACTAGTAATTACTACTGTTTATTGCACACTCACTATATGCCTGGCACTGTTGTATGGTCAATATACCTGCTTCGCCTTCTTTCCCTACTCCGTGATCTTTTGTGATCCCGAGACCTACTGCATCTTCGATCAGAAGTCCGGCTTGAGTGCCGACTCCGTGATCgactcctctttcttctttctctgtctcgagccctttctttttctctttcttcctcttctcttcgtcttttcctctctctttcttccctttctctctccctttctttttctctctcttctcgttcttgcttctccttttttaaaCGCTCATCACGATCAGgttcttcagttctttttcttaatttttcctaaggaaatcaagtacagttttttttttaagaactatatAAAGACACTGTCAAACAATGGCTACCTAATGTGAAGCATCTGTAGACCAACTTATGGAATTTGATGCCCTAAAAGTGAAATGGAGATATCTCAATACCATGTATGTATACAAGATATTATTTGACTAAACCCTCAGGAATATTATTTCTCCCAAATTCCTGGCACTACAGACTAAAAAGAATATTAAGTGCTTTGCTTTGCTAATCTGATGAATAGCAAAATATTATAGGCATTATCAGTACCTCAAATAACACAGCAAAAATATCAACAAGAGGTTTATATCTCTATGTGATCAATTTTTAACCACACTAAAATAAAGTACTAGCTATAgctaaaatatgtttatatcaaattgtacactttaaatacatgcagtttatagtatgtcaagtatatctcaataaaagttctttaaaaaaattttccaaaaaaagcAACTTACTTTTAATTCTTCTACAGTAGCTTTAATTTTGGCATAGCCCATGTGCTGTTTTCCCATCAAATGGTCATCCACCCGGGACTGGGCATCTCCCACTATCAAAAAAGCTCCACACACTTCACAAacttccatttgtttttcttgggcAGCAAAACTTTCAATTGTCTGAAATGATAAATCAATTATAAGAATATCTGAGGAAGAGAGAACAAacaagtccccccccccccacagcacttaaaatttagaatagatttttttttttaattaatttatttatttattggctgcgttgaggtcttcgttgctgcacacgggctttctctagttgctgcgagcgggggctactcttcattgtggtgcgcaggctcctcattgtagtggcttctcttgttgtggagcacgggccctaggcacgtgggcttcaacagttgaggcacatgggctcagtagctgggctcacgggctttagagcacaggctcaatagttgtggcacacgggcttactcgctccgtggcatgtggaatcttcccagggcagggctcgaacccgcgtcccctgcactggcaggcggattctttaccactgtgccacctaggaagtcctagaatagatttttaatttttgtgaatgtaaTTTGCGGAAATTCCATTTCCCCAAAGCCATAATACTGAGCAGCAACTTTTAGAGAGGGGAAGCATGACAGCAGCAATCAACTTTCCACGTCACCCAAAAAGTATTAAGACCCCATCCCTCAACTGTAACCCTTGAATTATCCATATCACCTCAAAAAAGCTACCTATTTTATTCTGAATTCATTTCTTGCTCGGTTCAAAACAGGTTAAAGATGTGGGCtccatattaaaaatgtttttcaaaatcattAAGGAATTGAACTCGTTGAGCATAATCTGAACATATCCTTTCAATATTTGGGAATCAATAACCAATTATATTCTACCATCAATAACCAAAACATGTATATTATATTCTCTAAttgaaagttaagaaaattgggacttccctggtggcgcagtggttaagaatccgcctgccaatgccggggacactggttcgatctctggtccaggaagatcccacatgcctcggagcaactaagcctgtgcgccagaactactgagcctgtgctctggagcccacaagccacaactactgagaccatgtgctacagctactgaagcccgcatgcctacagcccgtgccttgcaacaagagaagccactgcaatgagaagccggagcaccacagagtagcccctgctcgctgcaactagagaaagcccatgtgaagcaacaaagaccaaacgcagccaacataaataaattaatttaaaaaaaaaaaaaagaaagaaaagaaagttaagaaaGTAGAAGGTATTATTAAGAGTATACcaattctggacttccctggtggcgcagtggttaagaccccaagctcccaatgcagggggcctgggttcgatccttggtcagggaactagatcccgtgtgcatgccacaactaagagctcccatgccataactaaggagcccacatgccataactaagaccaggcacaatcaaataagtaaataaataaaatattttttaaaaaaagagtacacCAATTCTGTACTAAGGTAAATACAAACTGAATAATTTgttgtaacaaaaaagaaataaaacccagGCCCAAATGAAAACTTACAATCTAAGGCACCGACTGGCAAGCCAGCAGCTAGAGacctgtttttgtaaagttttactggaacaaaGCCACACCCATTTgcttatatattatttaaagctGCTTTTGTAATATAAAGGCAGAGCTTTTATACTACAAATCTTGCAACctgcaaaccaaaaatatttactatgtggccCTTTAAGGTTTGCTGACATTAGAAAATTGTTCTCAAATAGGAATAGATCCTAGTAATTCACAGTGGGTAAATCAAAATGAGGCTGCTACTCACCGAAGTTGTGGACCTAAGcaactctctctcttcttttaacTGTTCAACCAATTTCATCATTCCCTGGGCTTCTTCTACTTTTCCTTCAGATCCCAATTCTTCAATCTAAGGGGAATTTAAACAGCAATCAGGATGTCTTTCTAACCACACTAcccaagtatttttctttttacccccAAGGTTCATTACCATTTAGTGGTTGTTTTCggtctttttgtttggttttgtttagtgACGCCTTATTAATTATGTATACTTGACAGGACATAAACAACAAATTTCTAAGGTGGACAATTTCATAAGGTTTGACTCCCATGAAATCAACATCACCatcaagataataaacatattcatcaccccagtttcctcctgcctctttgtTGTAGCACCTCCCAAAGCAACCAATGATCTGCCTTCTGTCGCTATaggttagtttgcattttctggaattttatttaaatggaactatgcacttttcattccttttgtggGGCTCTGGCCTCTTTCACTCAATCTAATTAAGATTCATCCATACTGTTATATGcagttaattcctttttattactgagcagTATCACATTGTACAGAtacatcacaatttgtttatccattaacctACTGacagacatttgagttgtttccacatttGTCTGGGGTGGTTTTTTTGCCTATCATGAATAAAGCCACTAAAAACACTGGTATACAACTCTTTGTGTAAACATATGCGTTCATCTCTCTTAGGTAAATATCTAGCAGTGGAATGGTTCATGGTGCATCTTTTAAATTGTTAAGAGATAAACTcctttccaaagtgactgtaccattttacataccCCAACAGTAAAAGACAGTTTGTTTGCCCAGATCTTCACTAACACTTGACAtagtcagtcttttaaattttagcagtTCTAATAGTATCTCAGTGTGAATCTGTATTTCCCCAATATCTAATGACACCGAGCaactttacatgtatttatttgccaTCCTTTATACCTTCTTTGGTTAAGTGTCTACTTTAAGTATTTTCTGACATTAATGCACACAATTCTCACCTGCTGCAGGAGTACATCAATTTTATCTGTTAGAACctgaattttttcttcatttttgcctGTTGGACCAGCTGCCTAATGAAGACAACAGAATGTATTATCAACAactaaaatacaaagataaacatTCAAACTCTCACATACCATACctaatatttgtatttaataacTGAAATGCTGAATCACAAGATAGTAACTCAATTATCTCAATTTTTGTTAATCAGTTGCGTATTTTGTCAATTATTGACATTTAAGATAAAAACCTTATGATTAGCAAAATCAATATTACATTTACTAATAAggactgaaattttaaaagaacacaaagtAATGAATGAACCTGAACACAAGTTTCAATACTAGGGAGGTCTCTGGGTCTCCAGAGAACAAGGACACTTACAGAGACTGTAAATAACTTCATACTCACCCCAGACGACTGCTGGTTTTGAGATAATGCCAAACGGGCATGGCCTCGTCTAATTCTACGTTCTACTTCTGCAAGTAAACTCTGTAAATACCGCAGAAAATCTCTCTCATAGCCAACTTTCATAAAACGAGAACTCTTCTCATAcctaataaaagtgaaaataaacaggtattattttctttccaaatctttATCCATTACAACTCTCATATTCTACCTTAACTAATCTCATGGACTACTGCATTTAGACTGAagagtagggaattccctggtggtccagtggttaggactccgcactttcactgctgaaaaggggcccaggtttaatccctggtcagggaactaagccatgtggagcagtcaaaaaataataaataaaaaataaaaaacaaacgtgacatggggaaaaaaagcttaGGCTATATTATCTTCTCGGCATACAGTACATACTCAAATGGTGATACTACATATCACTTTCTACCACCCCCAACAGATGAATTAGGACCTCTAACCAACATTCATTTTATAcaaatttcaattatttcttcaaTCCTTGTCCCCTTGAAAGCAAATAATGACCGGGGTGGGGCAGAATGACCCCCAAAAAGGTAACTTACTGTTTTCGTAGATTTTCATCATGAATTTTCTCACATGGccctgaaagaacaaaaaatatgaatGTATAAATTATTGAAGTTAACTTTCCTCTTgccaaaacaaaaggaaattcttttaaaaaaaggaaagacgaTCCATTTAATCACTGAGTAGTCTGTAGACACCTAAATTGAGCCTAATGAATCATGAAGCAACACACCCAAGTAAACACATGGAAATTGTTCTCCTTAGTCGTCAAGATGAGTATAATGCAGAActacataagagaagaaaaaagagggagtaggaagaataaaaaaaactgTTCCTTACTGCCACCGAGAAGAAAAATGGGATGAGGGCAGACAACTGGTCTGAAACATCAGCGACATTGTATTAATTTCAAGTCTCTGTAAATAGTACAACACTAGCACCCTAGACCTACACCTTACCATCTCCATAAGGCAACCAATTTTAACTCTTTTAGCTATGTCTTCTGGAATTTACCtccttatttctaaattttatgcttattttgcttttcttggtTTATCTTAGGCATCAACAATTTAGGTTAAATAAACATTCGTGTTTATATTTTGACTACGCAAGTCCTATTAACTGCTGAGTCAAACACAAGGGGCATTAATGATGACACTTTTGATACACTTactggaatttttcttttgtttactcttctctatgtctctatttcCAAATTCATCTCAAACATTTTTACTCAACTATAGAAACTATCTCAATACTAATCTCCCTCAAGATTCAGATAATCAGCTTTTCTTCCATGAGCTTTCTGTCCTGCTTCAACCTGGGCTCCTTTTTTTCCTAAGCTAATAGAGTTGTCATCCTTAGAAATTCCTTTTCTGGTCTGTACTGGATGCAATTTACTGGACCTCTTATATCTCTCCTTCTTGGTTTATGCCCATGAGTTTCCAGAGAAAAGGTTTCTGGTAGCTAAATTTGTTGAGACCGTGagtgtctgaaaatgtcttttttccacCTTATATTTTACTGTTTGGCTATATAGCTAACCTaggtaaaaacattttttcattcaGAATCCTGAGGGTGCTTCTCAGTGTCTTCAAGCTTCCAGTGTCATAACTGACAAATCTGAGACCATTCTGATTGATAAACCTATgtgccccacccctacccctggTGTTCTGGAATTTCACAATGGTGTggatcttttttcatttgttgtgcTGAGCTCCTGAAGGACCCACTCAACCTAGAGAGTAAAGTTCTTCAGTAACACAACCTTAAAATTTCCTCCCTTCTGTTTCCTCTATCTAGACCTCTTAGCTATTagagaacttttaattttaaattttcaaattttaattttttctcaacaTTCTACAAACTTATTTTACCCTCAAAACtgtttcctgattttatttcagatttctcTAGTTCTAATTTCCAAGAACTCTTCTTAGTTTTTCAAAACTTCCCTTTTTATATAGCATCTTATTCCTCCTGATATATTCTCTTATTTCTCTAAGGATACTAAACTTAGTtatgacttaaaaattttttttcttctgttttcactcCATTATCCACCATATTtcactaaattattttttcctgttggtTTTGGTTAATCTTTTGTGTTTGaagattttcttcaaatatctgaCTGGTATTCCTTGGCTGGCAAACCACTTCCAAAACCTGACTCAAAGTTGGTATGAACAGGCAGGGTTTGTCAACTAATGGACTTTACCAAAGGAAAATCGAGCAGCAAGACTTTCTTTTAGGAGATTCCCCAAAGGGTCAGTACCTGTAGATCACTTCTCTGGAACTGCTCACTTTCTCTAAAGAATCCTCTTCTCTTCTGCCTGGGGAAAAAACATCTGGCTGTATCCTTCTAGGAACAGGGCAGAGGAAGGGAATGGGAAAACCTCACTATTAAGAATACAGACTCATTTAATCTCTCATATAgtctcatttttatatattactgcCCTGTCCTGTGTCTATGATCCCAATAACTAGATATATCCAGCCCTAATGTGTTCTTCATGCTTTAGGGCAAGCACCGTGCTTAATGAATtaacttctattttatgtttctagaaTAATACTAGTTATGTACCATccttcagagaagaaaatggtcaaattgtttttgcattttgtGGTTCAAATGTACTAGGAGCTCTTTGGCTCAATTTCTTCAGAACATAACCCCCGGAGGCCTCCTGGGCTGCAGGGGTGGGAGACAGAGAATCACCAGAGGCACAGGTCTGACCACCCAGACTAGTGGTTCTCAAAAGGGGGCAGTGTTGCCCACAAGGGGTATCTGGCAATGCTTGGAGgcatttctggttgtcacaatTGGGAGACATTACTTGCATCTactgggtagaggccaaggatgctactaaacatcctacgatccacaggacagcccctcccaccccccaaacacAGAATTTTCCAGGTCAAACTGTCAAatgtcaaggttgagaaaccctgaatTAGACTAATCTCTGGTTTTCAGCCCCATGATTTAACTCTGCCTTCTATGGTACCTGATGCCTCCAAATCCTGAGCCTGTCCAGGGTTCTGCTGATCAAACTCTTGCTTCTGTTTAATATCCCCTTCTGCAGGCTTTTAGGGTACAGGTTTCTCTGCTATTCTTCCATCCACTTGTCATCTTCCAAAAATTTGTTGACATCTCTAATGTTATCTCCTCTTCCATttacacttttgtttttaaattttcattttagtggAGGGGTTTCAGGAGGGAGTGGAAATAGATATGTATATTCAATTATTTAAGCCACCTTGTTTAGATTAGACTGGCATTTATTAATACATTCAAAAAACTAAGCCAGGAAAGAAATTACTTTATCAACAAACCTTTAAGAGAAAACATCTTTTCAAAATGATAAAGTATCAGTTTCTCTTTAATCACAAATTCGATAAAGTTACATAGAAAATTTACTTACCAAGATCAGAACGAGTGTTTGTGAACAATTCCGCAGGACAAAAACCACAGAGATAATATTTACAAACctaatgaagaaaaacagaggtAATTTAACTTATTAATTGTTCAATTTTAGAACTATACCAGAAAAGTGTGCCAAATaactattttctcatttcatgaTCTTCATCTTTCAACCAAGTAAGTTTAAGAACAATTTCTTTGTTATGTAAATTAATGACTTCCAGACTCCTGGATTTCCAAACAAGAAGTGCAGGACTGACAGTTATGAGCATTTCCTACTTCTATTATTACTTTCTATTACAGTAATAGAAATCACTGCCCTCTCCCCAGCAACAACAAATATTGGATAAAGACATCCAAAATaaagttaactttttatttaaaaataaacaaaaacaccctGCATTGTTCTTACTTTTCTAACTTTCTTAAAGACCAGAACCAATTTACAGACTAGGATTTGGAAATCACTGCCTAAATTCCAAATAACACCCATTTAAAGCAATCTGGTTCCGTATTTTCACTTAAAGAGCTCCTGTAACAGGCCCTAAGATGTACTGGATACTTTCACACATGCCAGCACTTTATTGAGCGACTTCAATGGTATGAGGAAGAATTATTAACATGAAACCGACTTTTCTCTCCCACTGGTACTTTTTAAACTCCTTCAGATGACCGCTGTATCCTGTATTTAATTCTGTAACACTGCAAACCAAAACCTGTTAGGCAAAATTCCAAAATATCTCCCTTTATTTAACCCATCATTGTTATTGGGTAAATTATCAATGTATAATTATAACACATGATAGAAAAGGTCTGCTAAATTTAAGACTGAGTTTTTTGGGGAACACAGAAGTGGATGTTAAGTCTGAAATAGATTGGTTTTTGCTTCAAAGGTCAATTGTTTTACACTTGTCTGAAGCAATATGGTTCCATAAGCTGTGTCCAGAAGAACTAAGGTCATAAAGAACAAAATGAGGTTCAAAAATCATGTCTAAATAATAGATTTAGTTTCATACCAATATTATCCTGTTATATGTAGCCA
The DNA window shown above is from Hippopotamus amphibius kiboko isolate mHipAmp2 chromosome 17, mHipAmp2.hap2, whole genome shotgun sequence and carries:
- the LUC7L3 gene encoding luc7-like protein 3 isoform X8, which produces MISAAQLLDELMGRDRNLAPDEKRSNVRWDHESVCKYYLCGFCPAELFTNTRSDLGPCEKIHDENLRKQYEKSSRFMKVGYERDFLRYLQSLLAEVERRIRRGHARLALSQNQQSSGAAGPTGKNEEKIQVLTDKIDVLLQQIEELGSEGKVEEAQGMMKLVEQLKEERELLRSTTSTIESFAAQEKQMEVCEVCGAFLIVGDAQSRVDDHLMGKQHMGYAKIKATVEELKEKLRKRTEEPDRDERLKKEKQEREEREKEREREREERERKRRREEEEREKERARDRERRKRSRSRSRHSSRTSDRRCSRSRDHKRSRSRERRRSRSRDRRRSRSHDRSERKHRSRSRDRRRSKSRDRKSYKHRSKSRDREQDRKSKEKGMVGQLSGARYGCHR